The Streptococcus oralis Uo5 genome includes a window with the following:
- a CDS encoding glycosyltransferase, translating to MRKVKIDVVVVPLSGHLFPTLNLLAPLLKDPLYEIRLFTGPQRKTVAEEMGFRVIPILENSVDEFERVANNEGQLNFISAYRQLSASLDLINVVSDQLMQEWQENRPDIVIADFITLSGGLVAEQLNIPWITTMATQFAIETTDGPPCFFGGMGSPKTSFQSAQQWLGRKGTCLGKRIVTFLLRERLKRYDFKLYNQKGQETIYSPYSILGIGMKELELKSGFPEHYLWVGPFGSSIERAENYPLDLAPYAGYKKVLVSCGTQLAWAKDNLLYQTQQLAKAHPDCHFFVTLGFGGQDFQCEEVMDNVSVVSYLPYKEYIPQMDYVIHHGGAGIFYQCIIYGKPALILPHDYDQYDYAVRGLEAGIALTAKREDREAIGRAFGELLARDGWSELNKLSRAAQIYQPTEILKSEIHRLLGDKEK from the coding sequence ATGAGAAAAGTCAAAATTGATGTGGTTGTAGTGCCCTTAAGTGGGCATCTCTTCCCGACCCTCAATCTACTCGCACCCTTGTTGAAGGATCCCTTGTATGAGATTCGATTATTTACAGGACCGCAACGAAAAACTGTAGCAGAGGAGATGGGATTCCGGGTGATTCCCATTTTAGAAAATTCTGTAGATGAGTTTGAGCGTGTAGCCAACAATGAAGGGCAGTTAAACTTTATTTCTGCTTATCGACAGTTGTCAGCTAGTCTTGATTTGATCAATGTGGTTTCAGATCAATTAATGCAAGAGTGGCAGGAAAATCGACCTGATATTGTGATTGCGGATTTTATAACCCTCTCTGGAGGACTTGTAGCGGAACAGTTGAATATTCCCTGGATTACCACGATGGCGACACAGTTTGCCATTGAAACGACAGATGGACCGCCTTGTTTCTTTGGAGGAATGGGCAGTCCAAAAACATCTTTCCAATCTGCCCAGCAATGGCTAGGAAGAAAAGGGACTTGTTTAGGGAAACGAATCGTAACCTTTTTATTGAGAGAACGATTGAAACGTTACGATTTTAAGCTCTACAATCAGAAAGGTCAGGAAACCATCTATTCACCCTATTCCATCTTGGGAATTGGGATGAAAGAGTTGGAGCTGAAAAGCGGTTTTCCAGAGCATTACCTTTGGGTGGGACCTTTTGGCTCTTCGATTGAGAGGGCAGAGAATTACCCCCTTGATTTGGCTCCTTATGCAGGGTATAAGAAGGTCCTTGTCTCCTGCGGCACTCAGCTAGCATGGGCCAAAGACAATCTCCTCTATCAGACACAACAATTGGCAAAAGCCCATCCGGACTGTCACTTCTTTGTAACTCTGGGGTTCGGCGGACAAGATTTCCAATGTGAGGAGGTCATGGACAATGTTTCTGTGGTATCCTATCTTCCCTATAAGGAATACATTCCCCAGATGGACTATGTCATTCATCATGGCGGTGCGGGTATTTTTTACCAGTGTATCATCTATGGCAAGCCTGCCTTGATTCTCCCTCATGACTATGATCAGTATGACTATGCAGTTCGTGGGCTAGAAGCAGGGATTGCCTTGACTGCTAAACGAGAGGATAGAGAAGCGATTGGACGCGCTTTTGGTGAGCTATTGGCTAGAGATGGCTGGTCAGAATTGAACAAACTTAGTCGTGCAGCTCAAATCTATCAGCCAACAGAGATTCTGAAGAGCGAAATACATCGGCTCTTAGGGGACAAGGAGAAATAG
- a CDS encoding iron-containing alcohol dehydrogenase produces MATFYVPSVNLIGKGVVNEVGPYIKELGYKKALLVTDKFIEGSDILPKVLKPLDAEGIEYVIFSDVEPNPTCKNVTEGVAALKEHGCDFIISLGGGSPQDAASCISIIATNGGKPQDYEGLHKSAKKGLPVVAINTTAGTSAEITINYVITDEERKVKMVMVDKNSLALISVNDPELMLSKPKGLTAATGMDALTHAVEALVTPGAYNVTKKLSIGAIELIKEYLPRAVANGQDIEAREAMVNAIFLGGMSFNNAGLGYVHSMAHQLGAVYNLPHGVCCAMLLPVVERENAKRVPEAFRNVAKALGLHVEGKTDQECADYAIAEIEKLSETVGIPKKLTELGIQEKDFDFDYLSKNALIDACAPGNPFMPTLEETITLYKELF; encoded by the coding sequence ATGGCTACATTTTACGTTCCATCGGTTAACCTTATTGGTAAAGGTGTTGTAAATGAAGTAGGTCCGTATATCAAGGAACTGGGGTATAAGAAGGCTCTTTTGGTGACAGACAAGTTCATCGAAGGCAGCGATATTTTACCTAAGGTCCTAAAACCATTAGATGCTGAAGGGATCGAATATGTGATCTTTAGCGATGTGGAGCCGAATCCGACTTGTAAGAATGTCACAGAAGGAGTGGCAGCCTTGAAAGAACATGGATGTGACTTTATCATCAGTCTTGGTGGTGGGTCTCCACAGGATGCAGCTAGTTGTATCTCTATCATCGCTACAAATGGTGGAAAACCACAGGACTACGAAGGTCTCCACAAGTCTGCTAAAAAAGGGTTGCCAGTGGTTGCGATCAATACAACAGCTGGAACTTCTGCAGAAATTACCATTAACTATGTCATTACTGACGAAGAACGCAAGGTCAAGATGGTAATGGTTGATAAGAACAGCCTTGCCCTCATCTCTGTCAATGATCCAGAACTCATGCTTTCAAAACCGAAAGGATTGACAGCGGCGACAGGTATGGATGCTCTTACCCATGCTGTCGAAGCCTTGGTAACACCAGGTGCTTATAATGTGACCAAGAAACTCTCTATCGGAGCGATTGAACTCATCAAGGAATATCTTCCTCGTGCTGTGGCTAATGGACAAGATATCGAAGCGCGTGAGGCGATGGTCAATGCCATCTTCCTCGGTGGTATGAGCTTTAACAATGCTGGTTTGGGCTATGTTCATTCTATGGCTCACCAACTCGGTGCGGTATATAACTTGCCGCATGGTGTCTGCTGTGCCATGCTTCTCCCAGTTGTAGAACGTGAAAATGCCAAACGTGTACCAGAAGCTTTTCGCAATGTAGCCAAGGCCTTGGGACTCCATGTTGAAGGGAAAACAGACCAGGAATGCGCTGACTATGCTATTGCTGAAATTGAGAAACTGTCTGAAACAGTAGGTATTCCGAAGAAACTCACTGAACTCGGTATCCAAGAAAAAGACTTTGATTTTGACTACCTTTCTAAGAATGCTTTGATTGATGCCTGTGCACCAGGAAATCCATTCATGCCAACTTTAGAAGAAACCATTACTCTCTACAAAGAACTCTTCTAA
- a CDS encoding SP_0198 family lipoprotein, translated as MKTKTFTLSIASLAILSLLAACGSKTQAPTQQSAQQSSTQQESSSSATTSASQPQASSSQDTTVAQPTNIDGTYTGKDENDQITLVVTGKTGTWTEVEPDGDKEIKQVSFEPENQRVIIGDDVKIYTVNGNQLIIDDMDREASDRVVLTKQ; from the coding sequence ATGAAAACAAAAACATTCACACTTTCTATTGCTTCCCTAGCAATTCTTAGTCTTTTAGCAGCTTGTGGATCTAAGACACAAGCACCTACCCAGCAATCTGCTCAACAATCATCTACTCAACAAGAATCATCTTCTAGCGCTACGACAAGTGCTAGTCAACCACAGGCATCCTCAAGTCAGGACACTACTGTAGCTCAACCTACGAATATCGATGGTACCTATACTGGAAAAGATGAGAATGACCAAATCACTCTTGTTGTAACAGGTAAAACTGGTACATGGACTGAGGTCGAGCCAGATGGAGATAAGGAAATCAAGCAAGTCAGCTTTGAGCCAGAAAATCAACGTGTCATTATCGGTGATGATGTCAAAATTTACACGGTTAATGGTAATCAATTGATTATCGATGATATGGACCGAGAGGCATCTGACCGAGTGGTATTAACTAAGCAATAA
- a CDS encoding bifunctional folylpolyglutamate synthase/dihydrofolate synthase, protein MFEVEEWLHSRIGLNFRSGLGRMQRAVDLLGNPERTYPIIHVTGTNGKGSTIAFMRELFVAHGKKVGTFTSPHIISIHDRICINGQPIAEEDFIRIANQVKEMEKTLLETHDQLSFFELLTLIALLYFKEQGVELVLLEVGIGGLLDTTNVVTGEIAVITSIGLDHQETLGDSLEEIAKQKAGIFKAGKQAVIAKLTPEAELVCQKRAKELAVELYQAGRDFTLNAGNFSSKLANFSQLEIGLEGAYQQENAALALETFLLFMASIGERVEEEFVRQALKKTHWAGRLERIRPQIYLDGAHNLPALTRLVEFIQGKIQQGYQVRILFGALKRKDYQGMLGYLSEQLPQVELKVTGFDYQGSLDEKDVAGYDLISSYGDFIREFEEKANDQDLLFVTGSLYFISEVRASLLGSDGIS, encoded by the coding sequence ATGTTTGAAGTAGAAGAATGGCTTCATAGTCGGATTGGTTTAAACTTTAGATCCGGTCTTGGACGAATGCAGCGAGCGGTGGATTTGCTGGGGAATCCAGAGAGGACTTATCCTATTATCCACGTAACAGGGACTAACGGTAAAGGGTCAACTATTGCCTTTATGAGGGAGTTGTTTGTTGCTCATGGTAAAAAAGTTGGTACTTTTACCTCTCCCCATATCATCAGTATCCATGATCGAATCTGTATCAATGGGCAACCAATCGCAGAGGAAGACTTTATCCGTATAGCTAACCAAGTCAAGGAGATGGAAAAAACTCTTTTGGAAACTCATGACCAGTTGTCCTTTTTTGAGTTGTTGACCTTGATTGCCTTGCTTTACTTTAAAGAGCAGGGAGTGGAGCTAGTTCTGCTAGAAGTGGGGATTGGTGGTCTGCTTGACACCACTAATGTCGTAACTGGAGAGATTGCAGTTATTACCTCCATTGGGCTAGATCATCAGGAGACCTTGGGCGATAGTCTGGAGGAAATAGCCAAGCAGAAAGCTGGTATTTTCAAGGCTGGCAAGCAGGCGGTCATTGCCAAGCTTACTCCAGAAGCGGAGCTTGTCTGTCAAAAAAGAGCAAAAGAGTTAGCTGTTGAACTTTATCAAGCTGGGCGAGACTTCACCTTGAATGCTGGGAATTTTTCAAGTAAGCTAGCAAACTTTTCACAGCTTGAAATCGGTTTGGAAGGTGCTTATCAGCAAGAAAATGCCGCCTTGGCTTTAGAAACTTTTCTTCTGTTTATGGCATCAATAGGTGAAAGGGTCGAAGAAGAATTTGTCAGACAGGCTTTGAAGAAGACTCACTGGGCAGGTCGATTGGAACGGATTCGTCCGCAAATCTACCTAGATGGGGCTCACAATCTTCCAGCCTTAACCCGGTTGGTCGAGTTTATCCAAGGGAAAATCCAGCAAGGCTATCAAGTCCGTATCCTTTTTGGTGCTCTTAAACGCAAAGACTATCAAGGGATGTTGGGCTATCTATCTGAGCAGTTGCCTCAGGTGGAACTTAAGGTAACGGGCTTTGACTACCAAGGATCTTTGGATGAGAAGGATGTGGCGGGTTACGATTTAATTTCTTCCTATGGTGATTTTATCAGAGAATTTGAAGAAAAGGCCAACGATCAGGACCTGCTTTTCGTGACGGGATCCCTCTACTTTATCTCAGAAGTCCGAGCGAGTTTGCTAGGAAGCGATGGGATTAGTTGA
- a CDS encoding DUF1292 domain-containing protein has product MSHDHNHDHEERELITLVDEQGNETLFEILLTIDGKEEFGKNYVLLVPVNAEEDENGEVEIQAYSFIENEDGTEGELQPIPEDSEDEWNMIEEVFNSFKEE; this is encoded by the coding sequence ATGTCACACGATCACAACCATGACCACGAAGAACGTGAATTGATTACACTAGTAGACGAGCAAGGAAATGAAACCTTGTTTGAAATTCTTTTGACCATCGATGGGAAAGAAGAATTTGGTAAAAACTATGTTCTTCTAGTGCCAGTTAACGCAGAAGAAGATGAAAATGGTGAAGTTGAAATCCAAGCTTACTCATTCATCGAAAACGAAGACGGAACAGAAGGCGAATTGCAACCAATCCCAGAAGACTCAGAAGACGAATGGAACATGATTGAAGAAGTCTTCAATAGTTTTAAGGAGGAGTAA
- the ruvX gene encoding Holliday junction resolvase RuvX has product MRIMGLDVGSKTVGVAISDPLGFTAQGLEIIQINEDQGQFGFDRIKELVDSYKVERFVVGLPKNMNNTSGPRVEASQAYGAKLEELFGLPVDYQDERLTTVAAERMLIEQADISRNKRKKVIDKLAAQLILQNYLDRKF; this is encoded by the coding sequence ATGAGAATTATGGGATTGGACGTCGGTTCAAAAACGGTAGGCGTTGCTATTAGTGACCCACTAGGCTTCACTGCTCAAGGACTTGAAATCATCCAGATTAATGAGGATCAGGGCCAGTTTGGTTTTGACCGTATCAAGGAATTGGTTGACAGCTATAAGGTGGAGCGCTTTGTAGTGGGTCTGCCTAAAAATATGAACAATACCAGCGGTCCGCGAGTAGAAGCCAGTCAAGCCTATGGTGCCAAGCTAGAAGAACTCTTTGGTTTGCCAGTAGACTATCAGGATGAGCGTTTGACAACGGTCGCTGCGGAGCGTATGTTGATTGAACAAGCAGATATCAGCCGTAACAAACGCAAGAAAGTTATTGATAAGTTAGCTGCTCAGCTGATTTTGCAAAATTATTTAGATAGAAAATTTTAA
- a CDS encoding IreB family regulatory phosphoprotein, whose amino-acid sequence MGFTEETVRFKLDDSNKKEISETLTDVYASLNDKGYNPINQIVGYVLSGDPAYVPRYNNARNQIRKYERDEIVEELVRYYLKGQGVDL is encoded by the coding sequence ATGGGATTTACTGAAGAAACTGTACGGTTTAAATTGGATGATTCCAATAAGAAAGAAATTAGCGAAACGTTGACAGACGTCTATGCTTCTTTGAATGACAAGGGCTACAATCCGATTAACCAGATCGTCGGTTATGTATTGAGTGGTGACCCTGCCTACGTTCCTCGTTATAACAATGCACGAAATCAAATCCGTAAGTATGAGCGTGATGAAATTGTTGAAGAATTGGTACGCTACTACCTTAAAGGACAAGGAGTCGATCTATAA
- a CDS encoding SP0191 family lipoprotein produces the protein MKKLLIASFALLFLLAGCGQKKETPAASTTASEPLQSNLPVLDNAEKNTVVTKTLLMPKSENGTQQIQTITYKGNQFLTLTNQQKRPVGDELKTFISENGLEETQKALLEAEEKDETIQEARKLAGFTLETKLLSETEIQTTTTYDFQVLDVKKASQLEYLKNIGLENLLKNEPSQYIADRVANGAVEQ, from the coding sequence ATGAAAAAGTTACTAATTGCTAGTTTTGCTCTCCTCTTTTTGCTTGCGGGATGTGGGCAAAAAAAGGAAACCCCTGCTGCTTCTACAACAGCATCTGAACCTCTCCAATCCAACCTTCCCGTTTTGGACAATGCCGAAAAGAATACGGTTGTCACCAAGACCTTGCTGATGCCGAAGTCAGAAAATGGAACGCAGCAGATTCAGACCATTACCTATAAAGGCAATCAGTTTTTGACCTTGACCAACCAGCAAAAACGACCTGTCGGCGATGAACTCAAGACCTTTATCTCTGAAAATGGCCTAGAGGAAACGCAAAAAGCGCTTCTTGAAGCAGAAGAAAAGGATGAGACTATCCAAGAGGCGCGCAAACTGGCAGGATTTACACTGGAAACCAAGCTACTCAGCGAGACAGAAATCCAGACCACAACGACTTATGATTTTCAAGTTTTGGATGTCAAAAAGGCATCTCAACTAGAATATTTAAAAAATATTGGTCTTGAAAATCTCTTAAAAAACGAACCTAGCCAGTATATTGCTGACAGAGTGGCAAATGGGGCGGTAGAACAGTAA
- the spx gene encoding transcriptional regulator Spx — translation MIKIYTVSSCTSCKKAKTWLNAHQLSYKEQNLGKEGITREELLDILTKTDNGIASIVSSKNRYAKALGVDIEDLSVNEVLNLIMETPRILKSPILVDEKRLQVGYKEDDIRAFLPRSVRNVENAEARLRAAL, via the coding sequence ATGATCAAAATTTATACAGTCTCAAGTTGTACTAGCTGTAAAAAAGCGAAAACCTGGCTCAATGCCCACCAGTTAAGTTATAAAGAACAAAATCTTGGTAAAGAAGGAATTACGAGAGAAGAGTTATTAGATATTCTCACGAAAACAGATAATGGAATTGCCAGTATCGTTTCGTCAAAAAACCGCTACGCTAAGGCACTTGGAGTTGACATCGAGGATTTGAGTGTCAATGAAGTGCTCAACTTAATCATGGAAACACCACGGATCTTAAAGAGTCCGATTCTCGTTGATGAGAAGCGCCTGCAAGTCGGCTATAAAGAAGATGATATCCGTGCCTTCTTGCCACGCTCTGTCCGTAATGTAGAAAATGCAGAAGCACGTCTACGTGCAGCTCTATAA
- the mgtA gene encoding magnesium-translocating P-type ATPase, which produces MKTTKERLATAIHTSLNKTLSFYKTSLTGLTEEQVEKNRDLYGENTITKGQEDSILKKIYESIINPFTIILLVIAMISMVTNVWLAKPGQEDPTTSIIIVVLVLISGGIRFVQELRSDKAATNLSKMIVNTATVIREGQSLEVAIEDLVVGDIVKLSAGDMIPADLLLIESRDFFVLQSGLTGESDSVEKLALSKMSQSNFDSLLEAEALAFMGTNVISGSAKALILAVGDDTMMGEIEQTLNTYDEPTSFEREMNSISWLLIRLMLVMVPIVFLSNGLTDGDWLEAGVFALSVGVGLTPEMLPMIITASLAKGSIIMAKEKVVIKKLNAIQDLGAIDILCTDKTGTLTQDEIVLEYPLDIHGDLDLSVLRRAYLNSYFQTGLKNLMDRAIISRTEKEAKEHAILQNLDTSFQKIDELPFDFERRRMSVIVKDENEVVSLVTKGALEEMLAISTHVEYQGQISPLTDDIRVEILKEVDQLNQQGLRVLGVAYKTGLKEGFAYSVEDEKEMILTGYLAFLDPPKPSAAPAIQALLEHGVQTKILTGDNEKVTQAVCEKVGLDVNQILLGSDIDAMTDEELAQAVEKVTVFAKLSPDQKARIILQIKSNGHCVGYMGDGINDAPSMKVADVGISVDTAVDIAKETADVILLDKDLMVLEKGLVEGRKVYANMTKYIKMTVSSNFGNIFSLLVSGIFLPFLPMAPIHLIVLNLVYDLSCIALPFDNVDEDFLKHPHKWEAKSITRFMIWMGPISSAFDILTFILLYFVIVPMATGQAYAHGAESATGFIILFQTGWFIESMWSQTMVIHMLRSAKLPFLQSRPSWFVLGTTLLAAGFVTFLPYSSIASLLHLTPLEPIYFLFLLLIIVLYMISVTVVKRLYIKKFKSWL; this is translated from the coding sequence ATGAAAACTACAAAAGAAAGATTAGCAACTGCTATTCACACATCTTTAAACAAAACTCTATCTTTTTATAAGACAAGTCTAACAGGCTTGACTGAGGAGCAGGTGGAGAAAAATCGTGACCTATATGGCGAAAACACCATCACCAAGGGTCAAGAAGACAGTATCCTCAAAAAGATTTACGAATCTATTATCAATCCATTCACAATTATCCTGCTGGTTATCGCGATGATCTCCATGGTGACCAATGTCTGGTTGGCAAAGCCTGGACAAGAAGATCCGACGACCTCTATCATCATCGTTGTTCTAGTCCTCATTTCTGGTGGTATTCGCTTTGTCCAAGAACTGCGGAGTGACAAGGCTGCGACCAATCTATCAAAAATGATTGTGAACACAGCCACAGTAATTCGCGAAGGCCAGAGTTTAGAGGTGGCAATTGAAGATTTGGTCGTTGGAGATATAGTCAAGTTGAGTGCTGGGGATATGATTCCAGCAGACCTCCTTTTGATTGAATCACGTGATTTCTTTGTCCTACAGTCTGGTTTGACAGGCGAAAGTGACTCGGTTGAAAAACTGGCCTTGTCAAAAATGAGCCAGTCAAACTTTGATAGTCTGCTAGAAGCAGAAGCGCTCGCCTTTATGGGAACCAATGTGATATCAGGAAGTGCCAAGGCTTTGATTCTAGCGGTCGGTGATGACACTATGATGGGAGAAATCGAGCAAACCCTCAATACCTATGACGAACCAACCTCTTTTGAGCGGGAGATGAATAGTATCTCTTGGCTCTTAATCCGTTTGATGTTGGTCATGGTTCCCATCGTGTTTCTCTCCAATGGCTTGACAGATGGCGACTGGCTGGAAGCAGGTGTGTTTGCACTGAGTGTTGGTGTTGGATTGACACCTGAGATGCTTCCTATGATCATCACGGCTAGTCTAGCAAAAGGCTCCATTATCATGGCCAAGGAAAAAGTCGTCATCAAAAAACTCAATGCCATACAAGATCTAGGTGCTATTGATATCCTGTGTACGGATAAAACCGGAACCCTTACCCAAGACGAAATTGTCCTTGAATATCCTTTGGATATACATGGAGATTTGGATTTGTCTGTGTTGAGACGTGCCTACCTCAATTCCTATTTTCAAACCGGTTTGAAAAACTTGATGGACCGTGCCATTATCAGTAGAACTGAAAAAGAAGCTAAAGAACACGCTATTCTACAAAATTTGGATACTAGCTTCCAAAAAATAGACGAATTGCCCTTTGATTTTGAACGCAGACGGATGAGTGTCATCGTCAAGGATGAGAACGAAGTTGTTAGTTTGGTAACCAAGGGTGCTCTAGAGGAAATGCTTGCGATTTCAACCCATGTGGAATATCAAGGTCAGATTAGTCCTTTGACGGATGATATCCGAGTGGAAATCTTAAAAGAAGTGGACCAACTCAATCAGCAGGGCTTGCGAGTCTTGGGAGTCGCCTATAAAACAGGCCTAAAAGAAGGTTTTGCTTACTCCGTTGAAGATGAAAAAGAGATGATTCTAACAGGATATCTTGCCTTTCTAGATCCACCAAAACCATCAGCAGCACCAGCTATCCAAGCTTTGTTAGAACACGGTGTTCAAACGAAAATCTTGACGGGGGACAATGAGAAGGTAACCCAAGCAGTTTGCGAAAAAGTTGGTTTAGATGTTAATCAAATCTTGTTGGGTTCGGATATTGATGCCATGACGGACGAAGAGTTGGCCCAAGCAGTTGAGAAGGTGACGGTCTTTGCCAAACTCTCTCCGGATCAAAAAGCACGAATCATTTTACAAATCAAATCTAATGGACATTGTGTCGGCTATATGGGAGATGGGATCAATGATGCCCCATCTATGAAAGTAGCAGATGTGGGGATTTCTGTTGATACAGCAGTAGATATTGCCAAAGAAACGGCTGATGTCATTTTGCTAGATAAGGATTTGATGGTGCTTGAAAAAGGGCTGGTTGAAGGGCGCAAAGTCTATGCCAACATGACCAAATACATCAAGATGACGGTCAGCTCTAATTTCGGGAATATTTTCTCTCTATTAGTGTCTGGTATCTTTTTACCTTTCCTTCCTATGGCGCCGATTCACTTGATTGTGTTAAATCTCGTCTACGACCTTTCTTGCATTGCCTTGCCATTTGATAATGTGGATGAAGACTTTTTAAAACATCCCCATAAGTGGGAGGCTAAGTCTATTACTCGCTTTATGATTTGGATGGGTCCGATTTCTTCTGCCTTTGATATTTTGACCTTTATCTTGCTCTATTTTGTCATTGTCCCAATGGCGACAGGTCAAGCCTATGCTCACGGAGCAGAGTCTGCAACGGGCTTTATCATCTTGTTCCAAACAGGTTGGTTCATTGAATCCATGTGGTCCCAAACCATGGTGATTCATATGCTTCGTTCAGCAAAACTTCCTTTCTTGCAAAGTCGTCCATCATGGTTTGTTCTTGGAACAACCTTGCTAGCAGCTGGTTTTGTGACCTTCCTTCCCTACTCTTCAATTGCTAGCCTGCTTCATTTAACCCCTTTGGAACCAATTTATTTTCTCTTTTTGCTTTTGATTATCGTTCTCTATATGATAAGTGTTACAGTTGTGAAACGATTGTATATCAAAAAATTTAAAAGTTGGTTATAA
- a CDS encoding M24 family metallopeptidase, protein MNKRVQAFLAKMQEKELDGIIINNLKNVYYLTGFWGSNGTVFISRDRQVLVTDSRYIIAAKQEVTGFEIVADRDELAVIAGIVKDMGLSRVGFEDEISVSYYHRMQAAFAGIDLLPQTQFVEALRMIKDEKEIATIRKACSISDQAFRDALDFIKPGKTEIEIANFLDFRMRELGASGLSFDTILASGINSSKPHAHPMHKPVELGEAITMDFGCLYDHYVSDMTRTIYLGHVSDEQAEIYNTVLKANQALIDQAKDGLGFRDFDKIPRDIIIEAGYGDYFTHGIGHGIGLDIHEEPYFSQTSKEVIKSGMVLTDEPGIYIEGKYGVRIEDDILITETGCELLTLAPKELIVI, encoded by the coding sequence ATGAATAAACGTGTGCAAGCATTTCTAGCTAAAATGCAAGAAAAAGAACTAGATGGTATCATCATCAACAACCTTAAAAACGTCTATTATTTGACTGGTTTTTGGGGTTCAAATGGAACAGTCTTTATCAGCCGTGACCGTCAGGTTTTGGTGACAGACTCTCGCTATATCATTGCAGCTAAGCAAGAAGTAACAGGTTTTGAGATTGTGGCTGACCGCGATGAATTAGCTGTTATTGCAGGCATTGTTAAGGATATGGGTTTGTCTCGCGTTGGTTTTGAGGACGAGATTTCGGTTTCTTATTACCACCGTATGCAGGCAGCTTTTGCAGGAATCGACTTGCTTCCGCAGACTCAGTTTGTTGAAGCACTTCGTATGATTAAGGATGAGAAAGAGATTGCGACTATTCGCAAGGCTTGTTCTATCTCAGACCAAGCTTTCCGAGATGCACTTGACTTTATCAAACCAGGAAAAACTGAGATTGAAATTGCCAACTTCCTTGACTTCCGTATGCGTGAGTTGGGAGCATCTGGCTTGTCTTTTGATACCATTTTAGCAAGTGGCATCAACTCTTCCAAACCCCATGCCCATCCTATGCATAAACCCGTAGAGCTGGGAGAAGCTATTACCATGGACTTCGGCTGTCTCTACGACCACTATGTCAGTGATATGACACGGACCATCTACCTCGGTCATGTCAGTGACGAGCAGGCAGAGATTTACAATACTGTCCTGAAAGCCAACCAAGCCTTGATTGATCAAGCTAAGGATGGCTTAGGTTTCCGCGACTTTGACAAAATTCCTCGTGATATTATCATCGAGGCAGGCTATGGAGACTACTTTACCCATGGTATCGGACATGGTATCGGACTCGATATCCATGAGGAACCCTACTTTAGCCAAACTTCGAAAGAAGTCATTAAATCTGGTATGGTCTTGACTGATGAACCGGGTATCTATATTGAAGGTAAATACGGGGTTCGTATCGAGGATGATATCTTGATTACAGAAACAGGTTGTGAGTTATTGACACTTGCTCCAAAAGAATTGATTGTTATCTAA